A single genomic interval of Adhaeribacter pallidiroseus harbors:
- a CDS encoding SDR family NAD(P)-dependent oxidoreductase — METIQNQSVLITGASSGIGFELARLFARDNYHVIMVAHHVDKLDHAAWQLQSEFSHVRLNTIAIDLSKDDAPSRLFEHVQQQGWQVNILVNNAGFGEYGLFTESNLQKELAMIHLNIISLVHLTKLFLPYLLNQGSGKILQVGSVASFTPTPLQSVYGATKAFILSFSEALQEELKDAPVSVTILCPPATDTNFFNVAGAQDSKLAQGDLATPEEVARTAYKALLAGDKRAVPTFKAKLQVAQSTILPDALNATLMHKQSEETTKSRKSAFKKSSTPANPTIVAESASLPVTETPLKASTNRRKSTQSTITSTNLDATTASVATLDPAVAITGLTADNLTATNTDVPPIPVPKPKRSTKKNQ, encoded by the coding sequence TGTTTGCCCGGGATAATTACCACGTTATTATGGTAGCCCACCACGTGGACAAACTGGATCATGCCGCCTGGCAATTGCAAAGCGAGTTCAGCCATGTTCGGTTAAATACCATTGCTATTGATTTAAGTAAAGACGATGCTCCTAGCCGTTTGTTCGAACATGTTCAGCAACAAGGCTGGCAAGTAAATATATTGGTAAACAACGCGGGCTTTGGCGAATACGGGCTTTTTACAGAATCAAATCTGCAAAAAGAACTAGCGATGATCCACCTGAATATAATATCGTTGGTGCATCTTACTAAATTATTTTTGCCTTACTTGCTGAATCAGGGCTCCGGCAAAATATTACAGGTGGGCTCCGTAGCTTCATTTACACCAACTCCTCTACAATCTGTTTACGGCGCCACCAAAGCTTTTATTCTATCTTTTAGTGAGGCTTTACAAGAAGAATTAAAAGATGCGCCGGTATCTGTTACTATTCTTTGCCCACCAGCTACGGATACTAACTTTTTTAACGTAGCTGGCGCCCAGGACAGTAAACTAGCGCAAGGAGATTTAGCAACGCCCGAAGAAGTGGCGCGTACCGCGTATAAAGCCTTATTAGCCGGTGACAAACGGGCTGTTCCTACTTTTAAAGCAAAGCTGCAGGTAGCGCAAAGCACCATTTTACCCGATGCACTGAATGCCACGCTTATGCATAAGCAATCCGAAGAAACTACCAAGTCGAGAAAATCAGCTTTTAAAAAAAGTAGTACTCCGGCTAATCCCACGATAGTTGCTGAAAGCGCCAGTTTACCCGTAACAGAAACGCCTTTAAAAGCGTCAACCAACCGCAGGAAAAGCACGCAAAGTACTATTACTTCTACTAACTTAGATGCTACAACAGCTTCCGTGGCAACTCTTGATCCGGCGGTGGCTATTACTGGTTTAACCGCCGATAATTTAACTGCTACCAATACTGATGTACCTCCAATCCCGGTTCCAAAACCCAAAAGAAGTACCAAAAAAAATCAGTAA